A window of Photobacterium sp. GJ3 contains these coding sequences:
- the dctP gene encoding TRAP transporter substrate-binding protein DctP, producing MSFHRHVKHLAAISCIAASVGFSALANADTWRYAHEEYEGDVQDVYAHKFKDYIEEHSDHTLKIYRFGELGESDDIMEQTQAGILQFVNQSPGFTGSLIPEAQIFFIPYLMPTDMKSVINFFKTSKAVNENFPALYEKQGLELLKMYPEGEMVMTVDEPITSPEELKGKKIRVMTNPLLSSTYEAFGATPTPLPWGEVYGALQTNMIQGQENPIFWIESGGLYEVSPNLIFTRHGWFTTASMANKKFFDKLSKDDQAMVRQASEYAFQETMKHITGLAEKSLEKIEAASDDVTVTRLTQAQIDKFKARAPQVEKTFIEMTGKDGQELLDQFKADLKSAQQ from the coding sequence ATGTCATTTCACCGTCATGTTAAACATCTTGCTGCAATATCATGCATCGCTGCTTCTGTCGGATTTTCCGCACTGGCCAATGCCGATACCTGGCGATACGCTCACGAAGAATATGAAGGCGATGTTCAGGACGTTTATGCACACAAATTCAAAGATTATATCGAAGAGCATTCAGACCATACGCTGAAAATTTACCGCTTTGGTGAACTGGGTGAGTCAGACGATATTATGGAACAGACACAGGCGGGGATTCTTCAGTTTGTCAATCAGTCTCCCGGCTTTACCGGTTCACTCATTCCTGAGGCTCAAATTTTCTTCATCCCTTACCTGATGCCGACGGACATGAAATCTGTCATCAACTTCTTTAAGACCAGCAAAGCAGTGAATGAAAACTTCCCGGCGCTTTATGAAAAGCAGGGGCTGGAATTGCTGAAGATGTACCCGGAAGGCGAAATGGTGATGACGGTTGACGAGCCCATTACCTCCCCGGAAGAACTGAAAGGGAAAAAGATCCGGGTCATGACCAACCCGTTGCTGTCTTCCACCTACGAAGCCTTTGGTGCAACCCCGACCCCGCTCCCCTGGGGTGAGGTTTACGGCGCACTGCAAACCAATATGATTCAGGGACAGGAAAACCCGATCTTCTGGATCGAGTCCGGTGGCTTGTACGAGGTTTCACCAAACCTGATTTTCACCCGCCATGGCTGGTTCACCACCGCTTCAATGGCCAATAAGAAATTCTTCGACAAACTGTCGAAAGACGATCAGGCCATGGTGCGTCAGGCGTCTGAGTATGCCTTCCAGGAAACCATGAAACACATTACCGGGTTAGCGGAGAAATCTCTGGAAAAAATTGAAGCTGCAAGTGACGACGTCACCGTCACCCGACTGACTCAGGCGCAAATTGACAAGTTCAAAGCCCGGGCCCCTCAGGTAGAAAAAACCTTCATTGAAATGACCGGAAAGGATGGTCAGGAACTACTGGATCAGTTCAAAGCTGATCTGAAATCTGCACAGCAATAA
- a CDS encoding ABC transporter permease yields the protein MKPSSSNLKRYDLLQILLSGRAFFALIVIIISFSVMSPYYLTVENMMIMSSHVAIFGLLAIGMLIVVLNGGIDLSVGSVLGLSGVFAGFLIQGVSIESEGVTIYPPIWVVVLLTCGVGAFIGLINAILIAYLKVPAFVATLGTLYVARGIALLMTNGLTYNKLAGEVSLGNTGFDWIGFNRLFGIPIGVIVLGVVVMIATFILNRSSFGRWLYASGGNERAAELSGVPVRSVKIWAYVISGVCAAIAGLVLSSQLTSAGPTAGTTYELTAIAAVVIGGAALTGGRGNVSGTLLGAFVIGFLSDGLVMIGVSSYWQTVFTGAVIVLAVLLNNIQHGRKR from the coding sequence ATGAAACCAAGTTCGTCTAATCTTAAGAGGTATGATTTGCTTCAGATATTACTATCGGGCAGGGCATTCTTCGCATTAATTGTAATCATAATATCCTTTTCGGTAATGTCACCATATTATCTAACCGTTGAAAATATGATGATTATGTCGTCACATGTAGCCATATTTGGTTTATTAGCCATTGGTATGCTTATTGTTGTATTAAACGGTGGAATTGATTTATCGGTTGGGTCAGTTCTGGGACTCAGTGGTGTTTTTGCTGGTTTCCTAATCCAAGGCGTTTCTATAGAAAGCGAGGGTGTAACTATCTATCCTCCTATATGGGTGGTAGTACTGCTGACATGTGGTGTTGGTGCATTTATCGGATTAATCAATGCTATCTTGATTGCTTATCTTAAAGTGCCTGCATTCGTTGCAACTTTAGGTACGCTTTATGTTGCTCGGGGAATTGCTTTATTAATGACAAATGGCCTAACTTATAACAAGCTGGCAGGTGAAGTATCACTTGGAAATACCGGATTTGATTGGATTGGATTTAATCGTTTATTCGGTATCCCGATAGGTGTCATCGTCTTAGGCGTTGTGGTCATGATTGCTACTTTTATTTTGAATCGATCTAGCTTTGGCCGTTGGTTGTACGCTTCAGGCGGCAACGAGCGTGCAGCAGAATTATCTGGTGTTCCTGTGAGAAGCGTCAAAATATGGGCATATGTCATCTCGGGTGTTTGTGCTGCCATTGCTGGGTTGGTTTTATCATCACAACTAACTTCAGCAGGTCCTACCGCAGGTACAACTTATGAATTAACTGCAATTGCTGCAGTGGTTATCGGCGGTGCCGCCTTAACTGGTGGGCGAGGTAATGTGAGTGGAACACTTCTTGGTGCATTTGTTATTGGATTTTTATCGGATGGACTTGTCATGATTGGAGTCTCTTCTTATTGGCAAACGGTATTTACTGGCGCAGTAATAGTTTTGGCTGTATTGCTAAATAACATTCAACATGGTCGTAAACGTTAG
- the yghU gene encoding glutathione-dependent disulfide-bond oxidoreductase, giving the protein MSNAYVPPKVWTMDAENGGEWASINRPEAGARFERELPVGQHPLQLYSMGTPNGQKITIMLEELLALGESGAEYDAHLIRIGDGDQFSSGFVAVNPNSKIPALVDRSGSTPVNVFESGSILLYLAEKFGQLLPQDHAARTQVLNWLFWLQGSAPYLGGGFGHFYAYAPEKFEYPINRFTMEAKRQLDLLDKQLAENTYIAGETFSIADIAIWPWYGNLVLGLAYNAAEFLDAGSYQHLQRWAKMIYERPAVQRGRIVNKTSGEAWEAIEERHSAADIDAALKQRP; this is encoded by the coding sequence ATGTCGAACGCATACGTACCCCCGAAAGTCTGGACGATGGATGCAGAAAACGGCGGCGAGTGGGCCAGTATCAACCGCCCGGAAGCCGGTGCTCGTTTTGAGCGGGAATTGCCAGTCGGGCAGCATCCATTGCAGCTCTATTCCATGGGGACACCCAATGGCCAGAAAATCACCATCATGCTGGAAGAGTTGCTGGCGCTGGGAGAATCGGGTGCTGAATACGATGCCCATTTGATCAGAATTGGTGACGGCGATCAGTTTTCATCTGGTTTTGTGGCGGTGAATCCAAACTCTAAGATTCCGGCGCTGGTGGATCGCTCGGGCAGTACTCCGGTGAATGTCTTTGAGTCGGGTTCGATTCTGCTGTATCTGGCGGAGAAGTTCGGTCAGCTACTGCCTCAGGATCATGCAGCTCGCACGCAAGTGCTGAACTGGCTGTTCTGGCTGCAAGGTTCAGCGCCATATCTGGGCGGTGGTTTTGGTCACTTCTATGCCTATGCCCCGGAAAAATTCGAATATCCTATTAATCGCTTTACGATGGAAGCGAAACGCCAGCTCGATTTGCTCGACAAACAACTGGCAGAAAATACCTATATTGCGGGTGAAACATTCAGTATTGCAGATATCGCCATTTGGCCGTGGTACGGCAATCTGGTTCTGGGGCTGGCTTATAATGCCGCTGAGTTTCTGGATGCCGGCAGTTATCAGCACCTGCAACGCTGGGCAAAAATGATTTATGAGCGTCCGGCCGTCCAGCGGGGCCGCATCGTGAATAAAACTTCCGGTGAAGCCTGGGAAGCGATTGAAGAGCGCCACAGTGCGGCAGATATTGACGCAGCACTCAAGCAGCGGCCGTAA
- a CDS encoding SGNH/GDSL hydrolase family protein — MKKILLLSALMPVTAFAQPAEIPAPRAPLSAALIQEVQSANTYTYVRCWYRPAQSHDDPATTWEWALDQHGEYYKLNGYWWSGWSFKNMFYTSTPQTEIQQRCADTLGVTHETADMLFYAADNRWSYNHTVWSNDQGAVSGLNKVVAFGDSLSDTGNLFNASQWVFPNRNSWFLGHFSNGFVWTEYLSESLNLPLYNWAVGGAAGSNQYVALTGVTEQVTSYLEYMQLAKNYNPANTLFTLEFGLNDFMNYDRSVADASADFSEAMKRLTASGANHILLMTLPDATRAPQFKYSSQAEIDKVQAKILAFNAFIQAEAKRYQDQGVNVVLFDAHKLFDQITSNPQSHGFANAKDACLDINRNSAADYLYSHSFTDECALYGSDQYVFWGVTHPTTATHKYIANAMYLPVISNFEIQP; from the coding sequence ATGAAAAAAATATTGCTTCTGTCGGCGCTGATGCCTGTTACCGCATTCGCGCAACCTGCTGAAATTCCAGCCCCCCGTGCCCCTTTGTCTGCCGCGCTGATTCAGGAAGTGCAAAGTGCCAATACCTACACTTATGTCCGGTGCTGGTATCGTCCGGCTCAGTCGCATGATGATCCGGCAACCACCTGGGAGTGGGCGCTGGATCAACATGGGGAGTACTACAAACTGAATGGCTACTGGTGGTCCGGCTGGTCATTTAAAAATATGTTTTATACCAGTACACCTCAGACTGAAATCCAGCAGCGCTGTGCGGATACGCTGGGTGTGACACATGAGACGGCAGATATGCTGTTTTATGCTGCCGATAACCGTTGGTCGTATAACCACACCGTGTGGAGCAACGATCAGGGAGCGGTGAGTGGTCTGAATAAAGTGGTGGCGTTTGGCGACAGTCTGTCAGACACCGGGAATTTGTTTAATGCGTCGCAGTGGGTGTTTCCAAACCGGAATTCCTGGTTCCTGGGCCACTTTTCGAACGGCTTCGTCTGGACCGAGTATTTGTCGGAAAGCCTGAACCTGCCCTTATACAACTGGGCAGTTGGCGGTGCGGCCGGTTCGAACCAGTATGTTGCCCTGACGGGGGTGACCGAGCAGGTGACATCGTATCTTGAGTACATGCAGCTGGCGAAAAACTACAATCCGGCGAATACCTTATTCACGCTGGAATTTGGTTTGAATGACTTCATGAACTATGACCGCAGTGTTGCGGATGCGTCGGCGGATTTCAGCGAGGCCATGAAGCGTTTAACTGCATCTGGCGCCAATCATATTTTGCTGATGACTTTGCCGGATGCCACCCGTGCGCCACAGTTCAAGTATTCGTCTCAGGCTGAGATCGACAAGGTTCAGGCAAAGATTCTGGCGTTTAATGCGTTTATTCAGGCGGAAGCGAAGCGGTATCAGGATCAAGGTGTCAATGTTGTCCTGTTTGATGCGCACAAGCTGTTTGATCAGATCACCTCCAATCCGCAGTCCCATGGTTTTGCCAATGCCAAAGATGCCTGTCTGGACATCAACCGCAACTCGGCAGCAGATTACCTATACAGCCACAGCTTTACGGATGAGTGCGCGTTGTATGGTTCAGATCAGTATGTTTTCTGGGGCGTGACACACCCGACAACGGCAACCCACAAATATATTGCTAATGCGATGTATCTTCCGGTGATTTCAAACTTTGAGATTCAGCCTTAA
- a CDS encoding alcohol dehydrogenase catalytic domain-containing protein, giving the protein MCQNEHFSKSQDHAGDIPKTMKAVVAYAPYDYRLEDVDVPEINQEEILIKVEACGICAGDLKSYHGAPSFWGDETQPAYIKAPMIPGHEFVGRIVAIGDLVKDFEVGDRVISEQIVPCWECRFCKTGQYWMCQKHDVYGFQNNVNGGMAEYMKFPKESINFKIPEDLPIEKAVLIEPYACSMHAVERASIRLGDFVVIAGAGTLGLGMIGAAKKSGAETLLVLDTKNDRLEIAKHFGADIVLNPLEVDVVAEIKSMTEGYGCDVYIEATGHPSSVEQGLAAIRNLGRFVEFSVFKDPVTVDWSIISDRKELDVLGAHLGPYCYPLVIKGIADGSLPTEGVVTHTFPLEKFKEGFELVTRGENSLKVILVP; this is encoded by the coding sequence ATGTGTCAAAATGAACATTTTTCAAAATCACAAGATCATGCTGGTGACATCCCCAAAACGATGAAGGCAGTCGTTGCCTACGCGCCTTATGATTATCGGCTCGAGGATGTTGATGTCCCTGAAATCAACCAGGAAGAAATTCTCATTAAAGTTGAGGCATGCGGAATTTGTGCTGGAGATTTAAAATCATATCATGGAGCCCCGAGCTTTTGGGGGGATGAGACTCAACCTGCTTATATTAAAGCACCCATGATTCCAGGGCATGAATTCGTTGGAAGAATTGTCGCAATTGGTGACTTAGTCAAAGATTTTGAAGTGGGTGATCGAGTCATTTCAGAACAGATTGTTCCTTGTTGGGAATGCAGGTTTTGTAAAACGGGACAATATTGGATGTGCCAAAAACATGATGTTTATGGGTTCCAAAATAATGTGAATGGTGGCATGGCTGAATATATGAAGTTTCCGAAAGAATCGATTAACTTCAAGATCCCTGAAGATTTACCGATTGAGAAAGCCGTTCTGATTGAACCCTACGCTTGTTCTATGCATGCTGTTGAGCGCGCCAGTATTCGGCTTGGTGATTTTGTCGTCATCGCAGGTGCAGGCACGCTTGGCTTGGGTATGATTGGGGCGGCTAAAAAATCGGGTGCTGAAACTCTGCTTGTTTTAGACACCAAGAATGACAGACTGGAAATCGCGAAACACTTTGGTGCGGATATTGTTCTCAATCCATTGGAAGTTGATGTTGTCGCTGAAATTAAATCCATGACCGAAGGCTATGGCTGTGATGTATATATTGAAGCGACTGGGCATCCATCTTCGGTTGAACAGGGCCTTGCTGCAATACGTAATCTAGGTCGGTTTGTAGAGTTTAGTGTCTTTAAAGATCCTGTTACGGTTGATTGGAGTATTATTAGCGACCGTAAGGAACTGGATGTATTAGGTGCGCATCTGGGACCCTATTGTTACCCGTTAGTGATCAAGGGAATCGCTGATGGAAGTCTGCCTACAGAGGGGGTTGTCACGCATACATTTCCTTTAGAGAAATTTAAAGAAGGATTTGAATTGGTGACAAGAGGGGAAAATTCACTGAAAGTGATATTGGTTCCTTAA
- a CDS encoding ATP-binding cassette domain-containing protein, whose amino-acid sequence MIDYAIKNVTVKTDSEKSSIGSLSGGNQQKVVIGKMLATNPKVILLDEPSRGIDIGAKAEVFKLLNSKVKEGLSVIYSTSEVEECLGIAHRIIVMRKGEVSAIFGAGAKKEEIMAASGEKSC is encoded by the coding sequence TTGATTGATTATGCGATTAAAAATGTCACGGTAAAAACTGATAGTGAGAAAAGTTCTATAGGGTCTCTTTCTGGTGGAAATCAACAAAAAGTTGTTATTGGTAAAATGCTTGCAACTAATCCAAAAGTTATTCTTCTTGATGAACCCAGTCGAGGTATTGATATCGGTGCAAAAGCAGAAGTTTTTAAATTACTGAATAGTAAAGTGAAAGAAGGATTGTCAGTTATTTATTCCACCTCAGAAGTTGAAGAGTGTTTAGGCATTGCACATAGAATCATTGTGATGCGTAAAGGTGAGGTATCTGCAATTTTTGGTGCTGGCGCTAAGAAAGAAGAAATCATGGCAGCATCAGGAGAAAAGTCATGTTAG
- a CDS encoding TRAP transporter large permease: protein MAMTLMLIMIVLLLIGFPMMIPLITAALTGFYMMFGGMGQMDTFIQQVLGGIRPASLIAVPMFILAADIMTRGHSANRLIHMVMTFIGHIRGGLAISTATSCTLFGAVSGSTQATVVAVGSALRPKLLRAGYSDSFSLALIINASDIAFLIPPSIGMIIYGVISETSIAELFIAGVGPGLMILTFFSLYCLAYATINKVPTEPKASWSERLLAAREALWPLMFPVIIVGGIYGGIFSPTEAAAVCVLYAIILEFIVFRSLGSKDIYTIAKSTGLITAVVFILVGVGNGFSWIISFAQIPQTILEAVGIDEMGPLGVLASISVAFFIACMFVDPIVVILVLTPIFAPAIEATNLDPVHVGIIITLQVAIGSATPPFGCDIFTAIAIFKKPYWEVIRGTGPFIAILLLSAALLVVFPEIALFLRDIAFAD, encoded by the coding sequence ATGGCAATGACCCTGATGCTGATCATGATTGTGCTGCTCTTGATTGGCTTCCCGATGATGATCCCTCTGATAACCGCCGCTCTGACCGGTTTCTACATGATGTTTGGCGGCATGGGACAAATGGATACCTTCATCCAGCAAGTACTGGGTGGGATTCGCCCGGCTTCTTTGATTGCAGTTCCGATGTTTATTCTCGCCGCAGATATCATGACCCGTGGCCATTCGGCCAACCGCCTCATCCACATGGTCATGACCTTTATCGGCCACATCCGCGGTGGTCTGGCAATCAGTACCGCAACGTCCTGCACCTTGTTTGGTGCCGTGTCTGGTTCCACTCAGGCCACTGTGGTCGCAGTCGGTTCTGCACTGCGCCCGAAGCTACTCCGGGCCGGATACAGTGATTCCTTCTCACTGGCCCTGATCATCAATGCCAGTGACATTGCCTTTCTGATCCCACCCAGTATCGGGATGATCATTTACGGCGTGATCTCTGAAACCTCAATCGCAGAGCTTTTCATCGCAGGCGTCGGTCCGGGTCTGATGATTCTGACCTTCTTCTCGCTGTATTGTCTGGCATACGCAACCATCAACAAGGTACCCACAGAACCGAAAGCCAGCTGGTCTGAACGCCTTCTGGCCGCTAGAGAAGCCCTCTGGCCGCTGATGTTCCCGGTGATCATCGTGGGTGGAATTTACGGAGGCATATTCAGCCCGACCGAAGCGGCGGCGGTGTGTGTGCTCTATGCCATCATTCTGGAATTTATCGTCTTCCGTTCGCTGGGCAGTAAAGATATTTACACCATCGCCAAATCAACCGGCCTGATCACTGCCGTGGTCTTTATTCTGGTCGGTGTCGGGAATGGTTTCTCGTGGATCATCTCTTTCGCGCAAATCCCGCAAACCATTCTGGAAGCAGTCGGCATTGATGAAATGGGGCCGCTTGGGGTACTCGCTTCAATTTCGGTTGCGTTCTTTATCGCTTGCATGTTTGTCGATCCCATTGTCGTGATTCTGGTGTTAACCCCCATTTTTGCCCCGGCAATTGAAGCAACAAACCTGGATCCGGTCCATGTGGGGATTATCATTACGCTGCAGGTCGCAATTGGTTCGGCAACACCGCCCTTTGGCTGCGATATCTTTACCGCTATCGCGATCTTCAAGAAACCCTACTGGGAAGTCATTCGGGGCACCGGGCCCTTCATTGCCATCTTGCTGTTATCGGCAGCATTACTGGTGGTGTTCCCTGAAATTGCCCTGTTTCTGAGAGATATTGCGTTCGCCGATTGA
- a CDS encoding D-ribose ABC transporter substrate-binding protein yields the protein MISKIKMMIASSLVLISMFFSATSVAGGLISIIVNDPSNPYWFTEGEVAKETAIKLGYEANLSAHKGDTNTESKLIDTAIINKSVAIILDPANADGSVGAVRKAVDKGIPVFIINAEINQAGLAKSQLVSNNAQGAALGALEWVQTVGEEGKYAELFGAPSDNNAATRSNGFETIITQYPDLEKVAKDVANWDRTQGHNKMQSMLQSHPDIVGVISGNDEMALGAIAALKQAGKLKDVVVGGFDGSPDAVDAVRAGELAYTVLQPVAVFSEAAVRQANSFIRTGKTGADTEKQLFDCVLITAENAHQYIKPFVLSE from the coding sequence ATGATTAGTAAAATTAAAATGATGATTGCTTCATCTTTGGTCCTAATTTCAATGTTTTTTAGTGCCACTTCAGTAGCCGGTGGTTTGATTTCTATTATAGTCAACGACCCGTCAAATCCGTATTGGTTCACTGAAGGTGAAGTTGCAAAAGAAACAGCAATCAAACTAGGTTATGAAGCCAATCTAAGCGCTCACAAAGGTGATACAAACACAGAAAGTAAATTGATTGATACCGCAATTATTAATAAATCCGTTGCGATTATTCTTGATCCGGCAAATGCAGATGGATCTGTTGGAGCAGTGCGTAAAGCTGTTGATAAAGGAATTCCTGTTTTTATTATTAACGCAGAAATTAACCAAGCTGGCTTGGCAAAATCTCAGTTAGTTTCGAATAATGCACAGGGTGCAGCTTTAGGTGCGTTGGAATGGGTCCAAACCGTTGGCGAAGAAGGTAAATATGCTGAGCTGTTTGGTGCACCCTCCGATAACAATGCAGCAACGCGTTCGAATGGTTTTGAAACGATCATCACTCAATATCCTGATTTAGAAAAGGTCGCTAAAGATGTGGCGAATTGGGATAGAACGCAAGGCCACAATAAGATGCAATCCATGCTTCAATCTCATCCTGATATCGTTGGTGTTATTAGTGGTAATGATGAGATGGCGTTAGGCGCGATTGCTGCACTGAAACAAGCTGGCAAATTAAAAGATGTTGTCGTTGGTGGTTTTGATGGTTCACCAGATGCTGTTGATGCTGTAAGAGCCGGTGAACTTGCATATACCGTATTGCAACCCGTTGCGGTTTTTTCAGAAGCAGCAGTGCGTCAAGCAAATAGCTTTATCCGTACAGGAAAAACCGGTGCAGACACAGAGAAGCAATTGTTTGATTGTGTACTGATCACGGCGGAAAATGCTCATCAATATATCAAGCCTTTCGTTTTATCTGAGTAA
- a CDS encoding PH domain-containing protein yields the protein MTYPVDAHISTIVILSIIFIGGAILSLTPGLNWITISVAILILAFYAISMLQLLTSKVEIQDHHLFVGGKIWKYQTMLNNIESIESQENSKSDISIRYRTNGISLFGYNAGSFRSKNGEKVFMMTNKKPYAVVSLKEGKYKYIIISADAENLKRLKSLSF from the coding sequence ATGACCTACCCCGTTGATGCCCATATATCCACAATAGTCATTCTCAGCATTATTTTTATTGGGGGAGCAATTTTAAGTCTGACACCCGGATTAAACTGGATCACAATCTCTGTGGCCATCTTGATTCTGGCATTTTATGCTATTTCAATGCTACAACTTCTGACGTCTAAAGTGGAGATTCAAGATCATCATCTTTTCGTCGGCGGTAAAATCTGGAAATACCAAACAATGCTCAACAATATTGAGTCCATTGAAAGCCAGGAAAATTCTAAGTCAGACATTTCCATTCGTTATAGAACCAATGGCATCAGTTTGTTTGGATACAATGCGGGAAGCTTCAGAAGTAAAAACGGCGAAAAGGTTTTCATGATGACCAATAAAAAACCTTATGCCGTTGTCTCCCTGAAAGAAGGAAAATATAAATACATCATTATTTCTGCTGACGCCGAAAATTTAAAACGCTTAAAATCATTATCGTTTTAA
- a CDS encoding bifunctional alpha/beta hydrolase/OsmC family protein — MATKKSKLTFTSHGLELAALLEAPDHITRGYAIFAHCFTCGKDIVAAARITRSLTDAGFAVLRFDFTGLGGSEGDFANTNYSSNVEDLVAAARYLEENYLAPSLLIGHSLGGRAVISAAQRIQSVQAVATIGAPADAAHVAKQFSASLDEIQSQGVAQVNLAGRKFSIQKQFLDDIHQAAQDIESLRVPLLIFHSPLDKTVSIAQAEKIYKQAKHPKSFISLDHADHLLTNKADAAFVAQSIAIWSTRYIKTIADTPMIDNTASGLQKGDVRVTEKNHQFTRRIETDHHQWLADEPLTVNGDNLGPDPYEHLLAALGACTSMTLRMYAKRKNLNLEDVQILLSHNREHGEDCLECDETHPKIDVISRELILKGDLTPDERQRLTEIADLCPVHKTLENKVVVRTRLKPEA; from the coding sequence ATGGCAACGAAAAAAAGCAAATTGACCTTTACGAGCCACGGGCTTGAGTTGGCAGCGCTGTTGGAAGCACCCGACCATATCACGAGAGGCTATGCTATTTTTGCGCACTGTTTTACCTGTGGCAAAGACATTGTTGCAGCCGCCAGAATTACCCGTTCGCTGACGGACGCTGGATTTGCGGTACTCCGTTTTGACTTCACCGGCCTGGGAGGCAGTGAGGGTGATTTTGCAAATACCAATTACTCGTCGAATGTTGAAGACTTGGTCGCGGCGGCCAGATATCTGGAAGAAAATTATTTAGCACCTTCGTTGCTGATCGGCCATAGTCTGGGTGGCCGGGCGGTCATCTCTGCCGCACAACGCATTCAAAGCGTTCAGGCGGTTGCAACAATCGGCGCGCCGGCAGATGCGGCTCATGTCGCCAAACAGTTCTCTGCATCGCTCGATGAAATTCAAAGCCAAGGCGTCGCTCAGGTGAATCTGGCGGGCCGTAAGTTTTCTATTCAGAAGCAATTTCTGGATGATATTCATCAGGCCGCGCAGGATATCGAATCGCTGCGTGTCCCATTACTGATTTTTCACTCCCCTTTAGACAAAACGGTGTCTATTGCGCAGGCTGAAAAAATCTACAAGCAAGCCAAACATCCCAAAAGCTTCATCAGTTTAGACCACGCTGACCATTTACTGACCAATAAAGCGGATGCAGCCTTTGTGGCTCAAAGCATTGCGATTTGGTCGACGCGATATATCAAGACCATCGCCGACACGCCGATGATCGACAATACAGCGTCTGGTCTGCAGAAAGGTGATGTTCGGGTGACAGAAAAAAACCATCAGTTCACTCGCCGGATAGAAACCGATCACCATCAATGGCTTGCTGATGAACCTTTGACGGTCAATGGTGATAATTTAGGCCCTGACCCGTATGAACATTTACTCGCCGCCTTAGGGGCATGTACATCCATGACGCTTCGGATGTATGCCAAACGGAAGAACCTGAACTTAGAGGATGTTCAAATTCTTTTATCCCATAACCGGGAACATGGTGAAGATTGCCTTGAGTGCGATGAAACACACCCCAAAATTGATGTCATTTCTCGTGAACTGATTCTGAAGGGGGATCTGACACCCGATGAAAGACAGCGTTTGACGGAAATCGCGGATTTGTGCCCGGTTCACAAAACCCTGGAAAACAAAGTGGTTGTGAGAACAAGATTGAAGCCGGAAGCATAA
- a CDS encoding TRAP transporter small permease, translated as MSDSESLDYHSELPGVLGKVDTLICKAEAIMLATGVLLMALNTCVNVVARFGFGEGLFFSGEINRILIILITFAGIGYAARHGRHIRMSAVYDMLPFQGRKIVMILVCIFTAAIMFLLTYFAYLYIVSVYERGRILPALGFEIWWIYIWVPLGFAVTGLQYLLTAYKNLTSKDIYLSTGVLDGYADTESEV; from the coding sequence ATGTCCGATTCCGAATCTTTGGATTATCACTCGGAATTACCCGGTGTACTCGGCAAAGTCGATACACTCATCTGTAAAGCTGAAGCGATCATGCTTGCGACCGGTGTGCTCCTGATGGCCCTCAACACCTGTGTCAATGTCGTCGCCCGTTTCGGGTTTGGCGAAGGGCTGTTCTTCTCCGGTGAAATCAACCGGATTCTGATCATTCTGATTACCTTTGCCGGTATTGGCTATGCGGCCCGTCATGGCCGGCATATCCGCATGTCCGCTGTGTATGACATGCTGCCCTTCCAAGGCCGGAAAATTGTCATGATCCTGGTGTGCATCTTCACTGCCGCCATCATGTTTCTGCTCACCTACTTTGCTTACCTGTACATCGTTTCAGTCTATGAACGCGGGCGCATTCTCCCCGCATTAGGCTTTGAAATCTGGTGGATTTACATTTGGGTCCCGCTGGGCTTTGCCGTCACCGGTTTGCAATACCTGCTGACCGCTTACAAGAACCTCACCAGCAAAGATATTTATTTATCGACAGGCGTGCTGGACGGCTACGCCGACACAGAAAGTGAAGTATAA